In Microbacterium sp. AB, a single genomic region encodes these proteins:
- the glnA gene encoding type I glutamate--ammonia ligase, giving the protein MFKDSSEVLKFIKDEDVKFLDIRFTDLPGVQQHFNIPASTVDEEFFTVGQLFDGSSIRGFANIHESDMQLIPDVSTAYVDPFREAKTLVVIFDIYNPRNGEIYSKDPRQVAKKAEKYLASTGIADTAFFAPEAEFYIFDDVRYEVKQNSSFYSVDSEEGAWNTGRAEEGGNLANKTAYKGGYFPVTPVDKTADLRDNISLNLIEAGLELERAHHEVGTGGQQEINYRFDTLVHAADDILKFKYIVKNTAEEWGKTATFMPKPLFGDNGSGMHTHQSLWSDGKPLFYDETGYGGLSDIARWYIGGILAHAPAVLAFTNPTLNSYHRLVKGFEAPVNLVYSAGNRSAAIRIPITGSNPKAKRIEFRAPDASGNPYLAFAAQLMAGLDGIKNRIEPHEPVDKDLYELPAEEAKNIPQVPNSLQDSLDALRADHQFLLEGGVFTQELIDTWIEYKEENEIKPLAQRPHPFEYELYFGV; this is encoded by the coding sequence ATGTTCAAAGATTCCTCCGAGGTGCTGAAATTCATCAAGGACGAGGACGTCAAGTTCCTCGACATCCGCTTCACCGACCTCCCCGGTGTGCAGCAGCACTTCAACATCCCGGCCTCCACGGTGGATGAGGAGTTCTTCACCGTCGGACAGCTCTTCGACGGCTCCTCGATCCGCGGGTTCGCGAACATCCACGAGTCCGACATGCAGCTCATCCCCGACGTGTCGACGGCGTACGTCGACCCGTTCCGCGAGGCGAAGACGCTCGTCGTCATCTTCGACATCTACAACCCCCGCAACGGCGAGATCTACTCGAAGGACCCGCGCCAGGTCGCCAAGAAGGCGGAGAAGTACCTCGCGTCGACCGGCATCGCCGACACCGCGTTCTTCGCTCCCGAGGCCGAGTTCTACATCTTCGACGACGTGCGCTACGAGGTGAAGCAGAACTCCAGCTTCTACTCCGTCGACTCCGAGGAGGGCGCCTGGAACACCGGTCGCGCCGAAGAGGGTGGCAACCTCGCCAACAAGACCGCGTACAAGGGCGGCTACTTCCCCGTCACCCCGGTCGACAAGACGGCCGACCTGCGTGACAACATCAGCCTCAACCTCATCGAGGCGGGCCTCGAGCTCGAGCGCGCCCACCACGAGGTCGGCACGGGCGGCCAGCAGGAGATCAACTACCGCTTCGACACGCTCGTCCACGCGGCTGACGACATCCTCAAGTTCAAGTACATCGTCAAGAACACGGCCGAGGAATGGGGCAAGACGGCGACGTTCATGCCGAAGCCGCTCTTCGGCGACAACGGGTCCGGCATGCACACGCACCAGTCGCTGTGGTCGGACGGCAAGCCGCTCTTCTACGACGAGACCGGCTACGGCGGGCTCAGCGACATCGCACGCTGGTACATCGGCGGCATCCTCGCCCATGCCCCCGCGGTGCTCGCGTTCACCAACCCGACGCTCAACAGCTACCACCGTCTGGTGAAGGGCTTCGAGGCCCCCGTCAACCTCGTCTACTCGGCCGGCAACCGCTCGGCGGCCATCCGCATCCCGATCACGGGCTCGAACCCGAAGGCCAAGCGCATCGAGTTCCGCGCGCCGGACGCCTCGGGCAACCCCTACCTCGCGTTCGCGGCGCAGCTCATGGCGGGTCTCGACGGCATCAAGAACCGCATCGAGCCGCACGAGCCCGTCGACAAGGACCTCTACGAGCTCCCCGCCGAAGAGGCCAAGAACATCCCGCAGGTTCCGAACTCGCTGCAGGACTCGCTCGACGCGCTCCGCGCCGACCACCAGTTCCTCCTCGAGGGCGGCGTGTTCACGCAGGAGCTCATCGACAC